The region GAAATTACACTTCGCCCCACAAGTATATGTAATAATAGGAAGGTACATTCAAGTGAATCATCGGTTTCATCTGCTCTATGCGGAAAGCCTGGTTATCGATCGCTAAGGTGTTTTGTCCACTCGTAGGTTCTGGTCGACTCAGAGGCGTCGCTTAACGTACATGCATATGCCAAATCTCTCTTAAGTAGCAAAAGGCTGACGTAGTCTTAAATACGTCTTTCGGCATGGGCATGGTGTTCACGCGCTCTTCATGCACAACCCCGCTGGCCTAACCTGAGTAAACtccgacgaaacgacgcagaCTTTCTGGGGAGAACACTCTCCCCATTCCTGCGGCCAACCGTCGAAAACCTCGTCAAGTGTATTAACTATCAACGTCGCCTCGCTCTGATTGTAGTAAGAGCCGTCGGTGCCGCCCTGTTGAGCcaatccgtcgtcgcaaatgaaaaaggaaaaaggatGAAAAGTTGGATGTACGGCTTGAATAGGCGATCTGGCTTGATCGGGCGAGAACGCGTCGGCTCCGTAGAAAATGCGCGCGATCAAAGCGAAGAGATCGCGTTGACTTCGATGGTTTGTCACCAAGTTGACTATTAGCGAATCCGGAGCCGATTTGTAAAGACGGCGAAAGAGAGATCGTTGAAGCCTGCCGCCACGGGCGAGGGAAGACGAAACCGGCGGAGAAGTCTAGAAGCAAAGGAACACCGTAATTTACCTTTTCTAGACGCGAATACAAGTACATATACAACTACAGTCCCTCTTTATATAGCACTATAAGGAGAGACAATACCGTTCTTTACGCAAAGTGCCTAGAACGTTTTGATCTACTAGCTGACTATACCTCTTTTGGGAGAATATTATAGACAGAAAGTAAACTTACTTGAACGCAGTCTCCAGCAAGCACGAGCGCCGTGCGACTGCCGGCTAACGCAAGCGGCGCAATCGATTCCGGTTCGGTCGCCTGAGCCGCCTCGTCAATTATGATGTGGCTGAAATGCCCATCGCGAAGCTTCGCCGACGTGAGAAGTGTcgtaacgacgacgagcggtTCATTCCCTAGTTCACTATTGGGCGGCACTGAAAACGTGctctcggcgtcgtccaAGAAACAAAAATAGCAATCAAGAAGGTCCTTGTCTAAGGAGCCTTTGCGAGACGCAAAACAGACTCGAAAAAGATTGGCGTTGAAGAGTCCCTCATAAAAGAGATCGTCTAAGAGTTTCACGTACAAGTCAGCGGCAAAGTTACTCTGCGTGCAGATGAGAATTCGAGCATTCCGATGGAATTCCGAGAGAAGACGTACGGCTTCAACAAGCAGAAACGTTTTGCCCGTTCCGAACGGTCCGTTGATGATGAGGTGAGGATATGTTCGATTGCCGGCGAGAATCCGGCCAACAGCTTCTCTTTGTTTCGGGTCAAATTGCACTTTGGGATTAATGTGACGTTTGACTTTATCGAGAACGCAGTCGATTGAGAACGAGTCTCGCAAAGCGAGGGCCCCGCGGAAGTTCGGCTGAACGTGAGATCTCAGCCTCGACACGGGAAGTCGTTCCAAAGACGCGTGCAAATTGAGCCAATGAGTTCGATCGAACACAAACTGGAAGTCGACTTTGACATCGAGACAATCGTTCAGCTCCTTTTTGACGAACTCGTCTGCGGCGACGTTGAGGCCGACGGCTGTCTCTTCAATTTCGCAGAcagaaacgagaaaaatatttGTGGATCCAGTTTTTCGGATGTACGCCGCTTTCGCTAGTTTCGACGGCACCGGACGGCCGAGATCAATTCTTTTGATGCCGCGAAACGGATTCGTTTTGTCGCCAATAAGATCGATCGCTTGTCTACTTAAGTCCTGCAATCTACGTTTGATTTCGATTTCCTCGAGATAAATCAACGCGTGAAAACGCTCAAAGTATGTTTCGTCTTTCGGAAACGGCGTGTTTTTGTCGAGAACATGCAAACGAGATAAAGTGCGAGATAGCTCCGCCTCGACGGGAATAGGAAATTGCCTAGCAGTATCTTCCGAATGTCTGCTGACTCTGCTCATAAAATCGTCGTTGGAAACAATGCAGTCCGGTTCAACGAGCCAGTGTTGATCCGGACACTGAAGAGTCGATCTCAGTTGCTTAACAGCTTTTAGATTTTTGccttcggcgacgtcgacgtagagCGTCTGAAGAACGTATGGATGAGGATGACCGTCGCactcgacgatgacgtcctGAACGTAAGAACGCGTCTGAGACGATTTCGAGTCGAATCGAACTGCGAATTGAACGCTACGGACGTCACAGTCGATGATATTCTCTTTCATGGGGAGACCGCCGTGGAGAAGCGAAAAGTGTGATTGggtcgacgacggaagaaGTACAATTTGACGAACAGcaaaattctaaaaaaacaaaatgagACCACTCACGCCTgtctttgaaaagaaaagacagtCTATCTAACTGTGCTTGTTCCCTTCATGAACTGTACGTGTCCCCGTTTACCTTCTTGCACGCAATCTTGCATTCGAATACAGTCGAGAACGGCAGCTTCATACAGGCGTCAATAAACGTCCACTTTACCGAAGGATCCCACGCAACGTCGAGTGCGTCACTGACTTCTTGAGAAGTGGACAACTATATCACAGTGAAGGGCATTTCAAGAGCGAGTGCTCAAAATATAATACGTTGGGCCTTGGCACTCACCAAAGAGTAATCGCTTCGAATAAGCGCATTGCACAGTTTTCGACTAACAATATCGGGAATCAAATGAGCTTTCTGACGTCTCTCTTCGATCGCCGACCATAGTTCCAACTCGTCGGTACCGTGAGCAAAAATGCAACGACGACCGTAAGGACACGATTGAAAATTCTTATGTCTATAAAACAACCGATAAGAACTCGCATGTAGAAGATATTCGGCGTACGTTCTGCACGGTCTCAATCTGTAGCCGCGCGGAGGAATGCGGCGAATACCGCCGCGGTCTATAATAGCCCGTTTAGCCTATACGTACAAAGAGATGCCGCCaagattaattaacataCTAGGATATCGGTCTAGGTTCCAAGCTTCCAACTCTTCTTGCGTATGAGGAAACGTGCATTGTCTGCCGTGTCTGACAGCGCATCGTTCCGGTTTGCAGATAGAGTAATTCGCTTTTACGTCTAACGGACGAGGACGTATTTCCACAAAGGCCGAACAGCCGTCTGCCGTTTCAGCAATTTCGTATTTCTTAGGCCAAACTAGAGCAAGTACACAATTTTGGTGCTGAGAACACGAATCGCGAGTTTTGTAGATTCGATTCGTGCGAAAGCAATGACGACAGACGACGGTTCCTCGACGAATGACCTCTGGATTCGAAAATCCAGGCAAGGCTGGTAAATGAAAGAATAGAGAGTCAAATTCACGTTAGGAGATTTTTAGCCGTACAaatttcttcctcctctcctTCAGGAAGGCGAGACACAACGGCCTATAAAGAATGCTTTAGGTAAACAGAACTAAATGTATTTTCATCCACCTTGAGGAGTCGTTTGGCTATGCGGACGTCCCCGGATCTCGGCGAGTTTTGCGGTCCTTTCCGAGGACACAAAGGAAACGACGCTGTgacgctttctctttttgtaaCTGCTGGTTGGCTGGCAGAACGAAATGCCGCAGGTTCACTTTTCACTACCGATGCTACTGCGCATAAAACGTGTACATATACACTAGGCCTTAGCTAATTAGAAAACGTCAAACTTCACCTCGAGAAGTTTTCCGTGACGAAACCACCGGAAGCTTTGGAAGTGGGGAAATAGCTTTTGTTTTGATTGGTATCGCTTGCTTTTCCGGCAAGACgcttttctcctctctctGTCTCACGTTTTCCAACGTTTTCCTCTTTCGacttttcttcctcgtcttctgAGCTTTATCTTTAATATTAGGTTTCGGCTCGTTTTCACTGGAAACGGTAGAGGAAGGCGATGATAGAACGTCGTTAAAAGCCGTGTTCTTTCCCtcctttagaattaaaacggtttttaaaaaaaaacaggtGGAGTTCGTTTGAGAAGAAGATCGAGTTACTTCgcctttcgtttcgtttggaGGGAAAGAGCTGACTTCATTCGCCTTTGAAGTAGTAGTAGCCGTGGTAGTAGCCTATGCGTGACCTGCATAGACAAAGgcagcgaaagaaaacgcagtTCGACCTGTGGAGATGCTTCTTTGGAAACTGTTCTTTGCTGAAGTTGTCGGCCAATCTCTTCCATCTCCTaattgcttaattaattaaaactacTCTATCGTTTAGTGGCTGCTCGACCTTCTTGCGTCTGAACTCGTCTTTCCTCATCTCTTTCgccgatttcttcttttgctggACAGAACAGAACGTAAAATTTAAAGTAGATTTTAAGACAACAACAATACCGACCGTCACTTGAGGAAATTCAACcaccttttcctttttgcttcttttctcttgtcCAGCCTCTCGTGCAGCCTCAGGCTAACGCATAAAAGACTTGTCactaaaaaattgattctagCCTAAAACTTTCTAACCAGTCGATTGTCTGCACAATCGTCCATTTCGATATTCAACTTCAGCTTGTTAATTTTCCTCTCATATTCTCgtctctaaaaagaaaattcggaAACAGACTAAGCGTGCAGAAGTTCTACAGTCGACCTCGCCAGGAGGACAGACGTTAATAAGTAAATTGCAATCGTTCAAAGCATCTTTATACTGTCGCAATCTCTCGaaagcgtcgcgtcgacaagaaagacaaaaaagctGAACGTCGTTGATAAACTGCAATGGCCGAACCAAAACTAAAGGCATTATTTTAGAATACAAAAtcgaaaatcaaaaatataGCTAGCTGTGTCTACGAGTACCGGCTGAAGTTGCGCCTATAACCTCTTCCCAGTTTCCCTAGCAGAAAGCATTATACCAAACCTGTATATCGCCACTTTGTATAGATGCACCAGAGCGCGATGATTAGCTGCTAGCTCGGCAAACGCTTCCAATTGCATGCGGTGCGCTCGAGGAATGAAGGCGACTAGACGGTCAAGAATGAGAAGGCACTGGTGAAGAATTGGCACAGCGTCATCGGGCGATCGAGGACGGCATTGGCGAGCGATCTGAAGCAACTGAACGgctcgacgaaaatcgttttcCATAATCGTCTACGAAAATAGTTTATAGTCACGCGACCGCGTGACGTAGAGTCCCGTATCTAGTTTGGAACGCATCAAGTTTGGAACAGGAGTTTATACCCTAAAACAGACTAGGATAAAAAACGGTTAAAAGCGAAAATGTAGCACAATAACCCACAAATCTTCCTGTAAAATTGCAGCTCTCTCCGTTGAGTGGTATGGGAGTAAGCGCAGttagaagaggaggaagtcaTGTGATCGGTCTTTCGAACACACCCATCGGCTTTGGAACAGCCTCTCTAACTCTGTTATCCGTCATCGCACAGAGACGTGCTATGCACCGTTGGAAAGCTTAAAGCCTCTTCTATTTAGATAAATTTACGCCATTGTCGTAAATTGTATTCTCGCTGAGATATCGCCGGTAGAGTACCGACGGGTAGCGTGATCTAGATTGGAACGCaagttttttcttagccaacTGGTTCTACGCCTTCAAACGCCACCAAATCGTGCATGAAGTCTCCCTGTACTGCTATCTCTAGGATTCGACCGTTATGTAGCTATAAACTCCTGAAAGGAATTTGCCATTGAAGATCATTTGATGTGAGAAAGCAATCCGGTAGCACAAATTGAAGCTATAACGGTaatttgcgttttttctccctAAAAGTACTATAAATCAcatctctttttcttggTTTAGTATCTCTTTTGAAGTTTTTTCgcaaaaatttaaaatttgaCTAGGCCTGTTCGTGAActtattttcttcaaaaagtttCACTCTAAATAACGTTATATGATCAAAAACATCAAGACTTGGTAGTTTGAGAGTCTATGATGTAACATACTAGAAACTGCTAGAACTCCGTGAAAACCAATACTAGCTGCTACAAAGATAAATGCTTTAGAGAACCTGTAAGACCTGTTATGTCTCTCTATTGATGAATTCTAATGAACTCACAGCAAGCCTGGTCACATTT is a window of Oscarella lobularis chromosome 20, ooOscLobu1.1, whole genome shotgun sequence DNA encoding:
- the LOC136198891 gene encoding uncharacterized protein; this encodes MENDFRRAVQLLQIARQCRPRSPDDAVPILHQCLLILDRLVAFIPRAHRMQLEAFAELAANHRALGNWEEVIGATSAVLVRPLQFINDVQLFCLSCRRDAFERLRQYKDALNDCNLLINVCPPGERREYERKINKLKLNIEMDDCADNRLPEAAREAGQEKRSKKEKVVEFPQVTQKKKSAKEMRKDEFRRKKEMEEIGRQLQQRTVSKEASPQVELRFLSLPLSMQVTHRLLPRLLLLQRRMKSALSLQTKRKAKRERTRLLTTFYHRLPLPFPVKTSRNLILKIKLRRRGRKVERGKRWKT